The DNA region TCCGTGTCGGCCGAACTCCGCACCTCCCGAGCACACCCAGAGCCCGAGACCTGAGGGCCGGCCGCGTGCACCTCGGAGCGAGGCTCTCCATCTACTGATGGCTCGCGAAGAGGTGGCACCTGCGGCCCGCTGACACATCGGCAGGTGACCGTCAGGACAAAGCCAGGTACAACCCGAAGCCGAGCGCGAACCCGAGTGGCAGGGTCGTCAGCCAAGTCGCCGCGATCTTGCCGATCGTGCTCCATTCGAGCTTGCCGTTGACCAACCCGATACCGAAGATCGCCCCGCAAGATACGTGGGTCGTCGACACAGGCACACCTATCCGCGACGCTCCCAGAACCA from bacterium includes:
- a CDS encoding inorganic phosphate transporter, whose amino-acid sequence is VLGASRIGVPVSTTHVSCGAIFGIGLVNGKLEWSTIGKIAATWLTTLPLGFALGFGLYLALS